The Chryseobacterium indicum genome includes a window with the following:
- a CDS encoding glycoside hydrolase family 30 protein, with product MKLQYSYSFVLRSAALCGVALLSFLNCSSTSSDLSNNTDNSGNSGNGGNTSGDPVQVWLTKGDQTVKLQQQGTSYFSGTSAAGTTIEVDGSQMFQTIDGFGYTLTGGSVQVINQLSAAKKQELLNDLFSASGIGVSYLRISIGASDLNSEVFSYDDMPTGQTDPTLSQFSLTKDQALIQMLKDILIINPNIKILATPWSPPVWMKDNGNTMGGSLKPEYYGVYAQYFVKYIQAMQAQGIRIDAITPQNEPLHPGNNPSMYMSAGDQAAFIKNNLGPAFQTANINTKIIAYDHNCDNPTYPLAVLNDTTANPYVDGSAFHLYAGDISALGTVHNLFPNKNVYFTEQWTSSTGAFSGDLDWHMKNVIIGSMRNWSKNALEWNVANDASFGPHTPGGCTQCKGAITINGSAGYEKNVAYYIIAHASKFVPVNSQRIASTQADNLSTVAFKTPAGKTVLIVQNSNSSDKAFNIKYNQKTASVTMPGISTATYIF from the coding sequence ATGAAATTACAATATTCATATAGTTTCGTACTTAGAAGTGCTGCACTTTGCGGTGTAGCGCTTCTTTCTTTTTTAAACTGCAGCAGTACCTCTTCGGATTTATCCAATAATACAGATAACTCCGGAAACAGCGGTAACGGAGGAAATACTTCCGGAGATCCGGTACAGGTGTGGTTAACGAAAGGAGATCAGACAGTGAAACTACAACAGCAGGGAACCTCTTATTTTTCAGGAACTTCAGCCGCCGGAACCACCATTGAAGTAGATGGCTCACAAATGTTTCAGACAATAGATGGATTCGGATATACGCTTACAGGAGGAAGTGTACAGGTAATCAATCAGCTGAGTGCGGCAAAAAAACAGGAATTGTTAAATGATCTGTTCAGTGCTTCAGGAATTGGAGTAAGCTATTTAAGAATCAGTATTGGTGCTTCGGATCTCAACAGCGAAGTTTTTTCGTATGACGATATGCCGACCGGACAGACTGATCCTACATTATCTCAGTTCAGTTTAACCAAAGATCAGGCTTTGATCCAGATGCTGAAAGATATTCTGATCATTAATCCGAATATTAAAATTTTAGCAACACCATGGTCGCCACCCGTTTGGATGAAAGACAACGGAAATACGATGGGAGGAAGTCTGAAACCAGAATATTATGGGGTTTATGCACAGTATTTTGTAAAATACATTCAGGCGATGCAGGCTCAGGGAATCAGAATTGATGCCATAACTCCGCAAAACGAACCTTTACATCCGGGAAATAATCCAAGTATGTATATGTCGGCAGGAGATCAGGCAGCTTTTATTAAAAATAATTTAGGTCCTGCTTTTCAGACTGCCAATATTAATACAAAGATCATTGCTTATGATCACAATTGCGACAATCCGACGTATCCTTTAGCGGTTTTAAATGATACAACGGCAAATCCTTACGTAGACGGATCGGCTTTCCATTTGTATGCAGGAGATATTTCTGCTTTGGGAACAGTACATAATCTATTCCCCAATAAAAACGTCTATTTTACAGAACAGTGGACGAGTTCTACAGGTGCTTTTTCAGGAGATCTGGACTGGCACATGAAAAATGTTATCATAGGTTCCATGAGAAACTGGAGCAAAAATGCTTTGGAATGGAATGTAGCCAATGATGCTTCATTCGGGCCACACACTCCGGGAGGATGTACCCAATGTAAAGGAGCAATTACGATAAACGGAAGTGCAGGCTACGAAAAAAATGTAGCATACTACATTATTGCCCACGCTTCCAAATTTGTTCCGGTAAACTCACAGAGAATTGCTTCAACGCAAGCAGACAATCTTTCAACGGTGGCTTTTAAAACTCCGGCAGGAAAGACAGTCTTAATTGTGCAGAACAGCAATTCATCAGATAAGGCATTTAACATAAAATATAATCAGAAGACAGCTTCGGTAACTATGCCGGGAATTTCTACAGCGACTTATATTTTTTAA
- a CDS encoding IS4 family transposase, which yields MFLRHSTKYTNTSQDYKIIELDSVLEHNFETKINKARLKFISLLILALCKVKTVNYLSLANAFDSNATAESSFRRIQRFMANFDLPMKLISGFIFNILPEKENLVLVLDRTNWKFGSSNINILMLGICYKNIAIPIMFRTLDKRGNSDTTERIELIRQFITWFGRDCINCLLADREFVGHHWLEFLNKNNIRYYIRLRKNFKVFCFDRNQEKPVFWLFNKLKKGEFYHHPKIVKINDVLCYVSGVKGFDKEGKLDTLILVSFNKPEESWEYYKKRWQIETLFKAFKSSGFNIESTHVTDQKRLEKLFMIVMIALVWCYKIGDFVDQNIKAIKIKKHQRKALSVFKYGLNHLNNILMNRLNKMNINVLQFLSCT from the coding sequence ATGTTTCTCAGGCATTCAACTAAGTATACCAATACCAGTCAAGATTATAAAATTATAGAATTAGATTCAGTTTTAGAGCATAATTTTGAAACAAAAATCAATAAAGCCCGATTGAAATTTATTTCACTTTTGATTTTAGCTTTATGTAAAGTAAAAACAGTTAATTATCTGTCTTTGGCTAATGCTTTTGACAGTAATGCCACAGCGGAAAGTTCCTTCCGGAGAATACAAAGGTTTATGGCAAATTTTGATTTGCCCATGAAGTTGATTTCCGGTTTTATATTTAATATTTTGCCTGAAAAGGAAAATCTGGTTTTGGTGCTGGATCGTACTAACTGGAAGTTTGGAAGTTCCAATATCAATATCCTGATGCTTGGAATCTGCTATAAAAATATTGCTATTCCAATCATGTTCAGAACATTAGATAAAAGAGGTAATTCTGATACCACAGAAAGAATAGAATTAATAAGACAGTTCATCACCTGGTTTGGCAGGGATTGTATTAATTGCTTACTGGCGGACAGAGAATTTGTAGGGCATCACTGGCTGGAGTTTTTAAACAAAAACAACATAAGGTATTATATTCGGCTAAGGAAAAACTTCAAGGTATTTTGCTTTGATAGAAATCAGGAAAAACCTGTGTTTTGGCTGTTTAACAAATTAAAGAAAGGCGAGTTTTATCATCATCCGAAAATAGTGAAAATCAACGATGTTCTATGCTATGTATCTGGTGTGAAGGGGTTTGACAAAGAGGGTAAATTAGATACTTTAATTCTGGTTTCCTTTAATAAACCAGAAGAATCTTGGGAGTATTATAAAAAAAGATGGCAGATAGAAACTCTTTTTAAAGCTTTTAAAAGCAGCGGATTTAATATTGAAAGCACACATGTGACTGACCAGAAGAGATTAGAAAAATTATTTATGATCGTAATGATAGCCTTAGTTTGGTGTTACAAGATTGGTGATTTTGTAGATCAGAATATTAAAGCCATAAAAATAAAAAAACACCAAAGAAAAGCCTTAAGTGTTTTTAAATATGGGTTAAATCATCTCAACAACATACTTATGAATAGGTTAAATAAAATGAATATCAATGTATTACAATTTTTGTCATGTACTTAG